Proteins co-encoded in one Setaria viridis chromosome 9, Setaria_viridis_v4.0, whole genome shotgun sequence genomic window:
- the LOC117839714 gene encoding binding partner of ACD11 1 isoform X1, with protein sequence MSPNAMRTVKVSNLSLNAVKREITEFFSFSGDIEYVEMQSESEWSQLAYVTFKDSQGADTAVLLSGATIVDRAVIITPAENYQLPPEALKQLSGASPTTESTVRKAEDVVSSMLAKGFVLSKDALNLAKSFDERHNILSNATATVASIDRQYGLSEKINLGRAIVGSKVKEVDERYQVSELTKSALAAAEQKASIAGSAILSNQYVSAGASWLTSAFGMVTKAAGDMTSMAKDKVERAEEERKAIMWEERNGLVSEYAKMHLDEPSSWEPAVLPLESVDEQKLQAV encoded by the exons ATGTCACCTAATGCA ATGCGAACAGTAAAAGTTAGCAACCTTTCGTTAAATGCTGTGAAAAGAGAGATAACAGAGTTCTTTAGTTTCTCCGGGGATATAGAATATGTTGAAATGCAAAG TGAATCCGAATGGTCACAGCTTGCTTATGTCACATTTAAAGACTCACAGGGAGCAGACACTGCTGTTCTTCTCTCG GGGGCAACAATTGTTGATCGTGCTGTCATCATAACTCCAGCTGAGAACTATCAGCTGCCTCCTGAAGCGCTCAAACAATTATCG GGAGCAAGCCCCACTACTGAATCTACAGTCAGGAAGGCAGAAGATGTTGTCAGCAGCATGTTGGCCAAGGGCTTTGTCCTCAGCAAGGATGCTCTCAACTTAGCAAAATCCTTTGACGAGCGTCACAATATCCTGTCCAATGCTACTGCTACGGTCGCATCTATAGACCGCCAGTATGGCCTGAGTGAAAAGATCAATCTGGGCCGAGCCATTGTTGGCAGCAAGGTCAAGGAGGTGGATGAACGGTACCAGGTCTCAGAACTCACTAAATCTGCTTTGGCTGCTGCTGAGCAGAAAGCCAGCATTGCAGGCTCTGCCATCTTGAGTAACCAATATGTCTCAGCTGGTGCCTCCTGGTTAACCAGCGCATTTGGTATGGTAACTAAGGCGGCAGGTGACATGACCTCGATGGCGAAAGACAAGGTAGAGAGGGCTGAGGAGGAGAGGAAAGCCATCATGTGGGAGGAGAGGAACGGGCTGGTGAGCGAGTATGCAAAGATGCACCTTGATGAGCCCTCTTCATGGGAACCTGCAGTTCTTCCTTTGGAATCAGTGGATGAGCAGAAGCTCCAGGCTGTGTGA
- the LOC117839714 gene encoding binding partner of ACD11 1 isoform X2 has protein sequence MEMRTVKVSNLSLNAVKREITEFFSFSGDIEYVEMQSESEWSQLAYVTFKDSQGADTAVLLSGATIVDRAVIITPAENYQLPPEALKQLSGASPTTESTVRKAEDVVSSMLAKGFVLSKDALNLAKSFDERHNILSNATATVASIDRQYGLSEKINLGRAIVGSKVKEVDERYQVSELTKSALAAAEQKASIAGSAILSNQYVSAGASWLTSAFGMVTKAAGDMTSMAKDKVERAEEERKAIMWEERNGLVSEYAKMHLDEPSSWEPAVLPLESVDEQKLQAV, from the exons ATGCGAACAGTAAAAGTTAGCAACCTTTCGTTAAATGCTGTGAAAAGAGAGATAACAGAGTTCTTTAGTTTCTCCGGGGATATAGAATATGTTGAAATGCAAAG TGAATCCGAATGGTCACAGCTTGCTTATGTCACATTTAAAGACTCACAGGGAGCAGACACTGCTGTTCTTCTCTCG GGGGCAACAATTGTTGATCGTGCTGTCATCATAACTCCAGCTGAGAACTATCAGCTGCCTCCTGAAGCGCTCAAACAATTATCG GGAGCAAGCCCCACTACTGAATCTACAGTCAGGAAGGCAGAAGATGTTGTCAGCAGCATGTTGGCCAAGGGCTTTGTCCTCAGCAAGGATGCTCTCAACTTAGCAAAATCCTTTGACGAGCGTCACAATATCCTGTCCAATGCTACTGCTACGGTCGCATCTATAGACCGCCAGTATGGCCTGAGTGAAAAGATCAATCTGGGCCGAGCCATTGTTGGCAGCAAGGTCAAGGAGGTGGATGAACGGTACCAGGTCTCAGAACTCACTAAATCTGCTTTGGCTGCTGCTGAGCAGAAAGCCAGCATTGCAGGCTCTGCCATCTTGAGTAACCAATATGTCTCAGCTGGTGCCTCCTGGTTAACCAGCGCATTTGGTATGGTAACTAAGGCGGCAGGTGACATGACCTCGATGGCGAAAGACAAGGTAGAGAGGGCTGAGGAGGAGAGGAAAGCCATCATGTGGGAGGAGAGGAACGGGCTGGTGAGCGAGTATGCAAAGATGCACCTTGATGAGCCCTCTTCATGGGAACCTGCAGTTCTTCCTTTGGAATCAGTGGATGAGCAGAAGCTCCAGGCTGTGTGA
- the LOC117839714 gene encoding binding partner of ACD11 1 isoform X3, with translation MEAHLPPIRGSPTPNACGSLLLEVTLLMRTVKVSNLSLNAVKREITEFFSFSGDIEYVEMQSESEWSQLAYVTFKDSQGADTAVLLSGATIVDRAVIITPAENYQLPPEALKQLSGASPTTESTVRKAEDVVSSMLAKGFVLSKDALNLAKSFDERHNILSNATATVASIDRQYGLSEKINLGRAIVGSKVKEVDERYQVSELTKSALAAAEQKASIAGSAILSNQYVSAGASWLTSAFGMVTKAAGDMTSMAKDKVERAEEERKAIMWEERNGLVSEYAKMHLDEPSSWEPAVLPLESVDEQKLQAV, from the exons ATGCGAACAGTAAAAGTTAGCAACCTTTCGTTAAATGCTGTGAAAAGAGAGATAACAGAGTTCTTTAGTTTCTCCGGGGATATAGAATATGTTGAAATGCAAAG TGAATCCGAATGGTCACAGCTTGCTTATGTCACATTTAAAGACTCACAGGGAGCAGACACTGCTGTTCTTCTCTCG GGGGCAACAATTGTTGATCGTGCTGTCATCATAACTCCAGCTGAGAACTATCAGCTGCCTCCTGAAGCGCTCAAACAATTATCG GGAGCAAGCCCCACTACTGAATCTACAGTCAGGAAGGCAGAAGATGTTGTCAGCAGCATGTTGGCCAAGGGCTTTGTCCTCAGCAAGGATGCTCTCAACTTAGCAAAATCCTTTGACGAGCGTCACAATATCCTGTCCAATGCTACTGCTACGGTCGCATCTATAGACCGCCAGTATGGCCTGAGTGAAAAGATCAATCTGGGCCGAGCCATTGTTGGCAGCAAGGTCAAGGAGGTGGATGAACGGTACCAGGTCTCAGAACTCACTAAATCTGCTTTGGCTGCTGCTGAGCAGAAAGCCAGCATTGCAGGCTCTGCCATCTTGAGTAACCAATATGTCTCAGCTGGTGCCTCCTGGTTAACCAGCGCATTTGGTATGGTAACTAAGGCGGCAGGTGACATGACCTCGATGGCGAAAGACAAGGTAGAGAGGGCTGAGGAGGAGAGGAAAGCCATCATGTGGGAGGAGAGGAACGGGCTGGTGAGCGAGTATGCAAAGATGCACCTTGATGAGCCCTCTTCATGGGAACCTGCAGTTCTTCCTTTGGAATCAGTGGATGAGCAGAAGCTCCAGGCTGTGTGA